ACCCTTTACCGAAAAATTAAAGAGTACGATTTAAACTAATGAGGATACTACAAATCGCATTTTTTGGCCTAGTCGTTCTTTGCTTAAACAGTTGCAGGGTTTCTTATTCCTTTTCGGGGGCAGACATTCCGGCGGAAGCAGAAACATTTTCCGTAGACTATTTCACCAGTACCGCTGCCTTGGTATCTCCAAATTTTAACCAACAATTTACCGAGGCCCTTAAAGATTTGTTACTCGCTCAAACGCCTTTAGATATCGTGCGAAGCAACGGAGACATTATGTTTTCGGGTACCATAGTAAAATACGAAACCCGTCCCGTAGCAGCCCAAGGAAACCAAACTGCGGCACTGGATAGATTTACCATAGAAGTAGAAGTTTCTTATATAAATAGGATAGAACCTGATAAAAATTTTGAAAAACGTTTCTCAAGATTCGTAGATTTCGAATCGCAACGAAATTTTAGTGACGTTGAAGAAGGATTAGCGCAAGAAATAACCGAGCAACTAATCCAAGAAATTTTTAATGCCTCGGTTGGTAATTGGTAATATGGACAAGTCGAGATTTAACGAGCTTTTAAGTAACCCAAAGGACATCAGTAGTGATGACTTAAATGCATTGGAGGAAAGTCTAGAACGTTTCCCCTACTTCTCACTTGGCCACATGTTACTTTTAAAAGGCAAGGCGAAATTTTCTACGGATGATAACGGCCGGGAAGTTAACGATCACTCCATTTTTGTTAACGATCGATTTGTACTTCAACAGTTTTTACTCAACGATTTCCCAGAACCTGAAAAGGAAACAGAAGAATTAGATTTTGTAATTCCGAAGGATAGCAGAGGTAATCAAACCACTGAGCAAATTGAAAGCCAGCAGTTAGAAGAGGAAACGGAAGAGGATAACAATTGGGAAGCCGATATATATTACTTCGATCCCAACACCGACAAAAAAGCGGAAACCAGAAAGGAAATATCCAACTGGCAGAGTAAAGATTCCAACCTAGATGAGGATGAAGAATCTGACCAAGATGAAGAAATCATTCAAGTTACTGATCCCTACGAGAGCCGCGAATTTGAAACCAGACTTGCTAGAGATCAAGAGGGTGAAAAGGAAAAGAATGAACCTTTTGCTCTATCTGGAATAGAATCTATTGAGCCCAAATCGCAAGTCGAGGAGAACAAAAAACAAGGAGAAGAATTAGACTATATTCCTGAACCTCCTACGAAAAAGGAGAACCAAAGGGAGCAAATTCCCAATCAAGATTTAGAAGATTTATCTCTTTGGAAAAGCAAACTGGAGTTGGCCGATGAGGAAGAAGAAATTGCGATTACCGGCACTACAGAAACGGTAGAATTTACCGCGCCAAGTGAAAAAAGTGAAGCTAAGGAAAAGGAAGAGTTTACAGATATTAATGAGGAAGCTCCAGGTAAAAAATCGAGTTCGCCGTGGACGAGCAAGCTGGATCTAGAGGAGGATGACGAAGAAATAACCGTTACGGGAGGCCTAAACACAGATGAAACTGTGGAAAGCCCTTCCGACGAAGAAGTCGCAAAAGAATCGGCAAACGAGGAGTTAATAATTGAAACTTCTGCTACCAAATCTCAAATGGATGAGGTAGATCCAGAAACCCACATTACTTCACTCTCAGACGACATAGAAGAAAACCAAGAATTTGGATTTTCATTGGGAACTTGGGAGGAAGGAAAAGAAGAGCAGGTGGGTTCTCTGTCCTTTTCATCGAGTGGATTTGATGGCAATGTAGATGAAATTGAATCTCAAGAAGATTTCGAAGAACCAAGCCAAAAAACTACCCCTAAAAGTAAAGAAACTAAAGACGACGAAGCCGAAAAGGAAACCAAGTTCCTCAACGATCTTTTAGCGGCAGAGGTAGCAAATGCTGTGCAACTAAAGAGCGCTGCTGATTTTGATATCGAATCAAATATAGAGGACAACGCAGTTCAAAAGGAACATGTTGAGCATAGCGCTGAGTTACAAGAAACAGAAGAGGTTAAAGATAGCCCTGAGACCACGGCACAAAAAAATTTCACCGGAGGTGAGAGCAAGCCATTTAGCTTAGCCGACTGGTTAGCGGCTCAAGAGCCTGTAAGCCAGGAAACTTCCTCTCATACCGAAAGTAAGCAGGAGCCGGAAGAAAATATAGCACCAGATAAAGCTATTGCCAAGGAGGAAAAAGAGACTACTAAAGAAAAGGACAAAGAGGAGTCTAAACCACAAACCAAGGCCACCAATCCACCCAAAAAGGACAAGGAAAACAAGGCAAGCAATAAGGTTTCCGATAAAAAAGAGACGAGCAAAAGCGAGGAAGGAGTTAGCGAAAAAGCAGAAATAAAGGAGGATAAAGAGCCTGCCAAACAAGAAGGCAAAGACAAATCTGAGATTATCGAAAGCTTCATAGCAACTAATCCAACCATAAGTAAACCCAAGAAACAAGAGATGTTTAATCCCATTAATGTTGGGAAAAGAAGCATAGAAGATAACGAGAGTTATGTAACCGAAACCCTGGCAAAGATTTACGCTGGACAAGGGGAAATAGAAAAGGCGATTCGCACCTACAATATTTTAGCCTTGAATTATCCCGAAAAAAGCAGTTACTTTGCCGACCAAATTTCTGAATTAAAAGAAAAATCTAAGGCATGAACACCGCCATTTTCATTCTAATCATCCTAGCATGTTTACTGCTAGCGCTTATTATTCTAATTCAAAATCCTAAAGGGGGTGGATTAGATTCGAGCTTTGGATCAGCAAGCCAGCTGGGCGGAGTTCAAAAAACAACCGACTTTTTAGAGAAAGCCACTTGGGGACTAGCGATTTTTATCGTGGTTTTAAGTTTAGTAGCTTCAATGAACACTGGATCTGGCGACGGAGTAACCGGTGGAGATGAAACCTACAGAGACGAGCTACCTCAAGCTCCAGTTCAGGAGTAAGCTTCTACATAAAAAATTGATAAAAAATGTCAGTGTGTCAGCGATGCACTGACATTTTTTTTTGCGCTTAGGTCAAATTTTCCATTTTTCAGAATTGGCACGAAGCGTGCAATAGGTGGGTTGTTTGAAATTAAACTTAAACATCAATAATTATGTCAGTAAACGTTAAACCACTAAGCGACCGTGTTTTGGTTGAGCCAGCAGTTGCAGAAGAGAAAACTGCGGGAGGAATTATTATTCCAGATACAGCAAAAGAAAAACCACAAAAAGGTAAAATCGTTGCTGTAGGTAATGGAAAAAAAGATGAGCCTATCACCGTTAAAGTGGGCGACAGTGTGCTTTATGGTAAGTATGCTGGTACCGAAATTAACATCGAAGGGAAAGATTATTTAATCATGCGCGAATCTGACATTTTCGCAATTGTCTAAGTCCATTTAACTAGTACGAACAAGTAAATAAGAAATTATTATGGCTTCTAAGGAAATCTATTTTAATCTAGACGCAAGAGATCGTCTAAAAAAAGGAGTTGACGCATTAGCTGATGCAGTTAAAGTAACGCTTGGTCCAAAAGGACGTAACGTAGTTATTGACAAAAAATTCGGTGCACCATCTATCACTAAAGACGGTGTTTCTGTAGCAAAAGAAATTGAGCTTAAAGACCCAGTAGAAAACATGGGAGCTCAAATGCTTAAAGAAGTAGCTTCTAAAACTGCAGATGTTGCCGGAGACG
This genomic interval from Luteibaculum oceani contains the following:
- the lptE gene encoding LPS assembly lipoprotein LptE: MRILQIAFFGLVVLCLNSCRVSYSFSGADIPAEAETFSVDYFTSTAALVSPNFNQQFTEALKDLLLAQTPLDIVRSNGDIMFSGTIVKYETRPVAAQGNQTAALDRFTIEVEVSYINRIEPDKNFEKRFSRFVDFESQRNFSDVEEGLAQEITEQLIQEIFNASVGNW
- the secG gene encoding preprotein translocase subunit SecG — encoded protein: MNTAIFILIILACLLLALIILIQNPKGGGLDSSFGSASQLGGVQKTTDFLEKATWGLAIFIVVLSLVASMNTGSGDGVTGGDETYRDELPQAPVQE
- a CDS encoding co-chaperone GroES — its product is MSVNVKPLSDRVLVEPAVAEEKTAGGIIIPDTAKEKPQKGKIVAVGNGKKDEPITVKVGDSVLYGKYAGTEINIEGKDYLIMRESDIFAIV